One window from the genome of Polynucleobacter sp. MWH-Svant-W18 encodes:
- the waaF gene encoding lipopolysaccharide heptosyltransferase II — MRSILIIAPNWIGDAVTTQPLLATLKAQYPESRIDVLASHWVAPIYRACSEVNQVIEAQLEHKKLQWNLRKQLAKEIESKNYQACFVLPNSFKSALIPWLANIPFRIGYRGECRFGLINVALDNPSKVNRPPMVEHYLALSHLLKEGELATSVKLTPKLNIPQIAKQLVEKKIQDHGVNPQSIYVLCPGAEYGPTKRWPTDHFAKLTKLLLAENSSNQVILLGGKGDHILGQEITSQAGAVDNLQNWCGETSLDEAIALISMSKAVISNDSGLMHIAAALNTPQIAIFGSSDPAHTPPLSNKAKVIWLNMSCSPCHKRECPLGHLLCLKDILPEQVFATLNTL; from the coding sequence ATGCGAAGTATTCTGATCATCGCCCCGAACTGGATTGGGGATGCTGTAACTACCCAGCCACTTCTGGCCACTCTCAAAGCACAATATCCAGAATCTAGAATTGATGTTCTGGCTAGCCATTGGGTTGCACCCATCTATCGCGCTTGCTCGGAAGTTAACCAAGTCATTGAAGCCCAGCTCGAACATAAAAAACTACAGTGGAATTTACGCAAACAGTTAGCTAAAGAGATTGAATCTAAAAACTATCAAGCCTGTTTTGTATTACCCAATAGCTTTAAGTCTGCTCTTATTCCTTGGCTGGCTAATATTCCATTTCGTATTGGCTATCGTGGTGAATGCCGTTTTGGCCTGATCAATGTAGCGCTTGATAATCCCAGCAAAGTGAATCGCCCACCGATGGTGGAACACTACTTAGCACTCAGCCATCTCCTCAAAGAAGGTGAGCTAGCCACTTCGGTCAAGCTAACACCTAAGCTCAATATCCCGCAGATAGCAAAACAATTAGTAGAAAAAAAGATTCAGGATCATGGCGTCAATCCTCAATCTATTTACGTACTGTGTCCCGGTGCAGAATATGGCCCTACTAAGCGCTGGCCTACCGACCATTTTGCAAAACTCACAAAGCTTTTATTAGCCGAAAATTCTAGCAATCAGGTGATCTTGTTAGGCGGCAAAGGTGACCATATTCTTGGCCAGGAAATTACATCCCAAGCGGGAGCTGTAGACAATCTGCAGAACTGGTGTGGTGAAACCTCGCTAGATGAAGCGATTGCCCTAATTAGCATGAGTAAGGCCGTCATCAGCAATGATTCGGGCTTAATGCACATTGCAGCAGCTCTCAATACTCCTCAGATTGCTATCTTTGGATCCAGTGATCCAGCCCATACTCCACCCCTTTCCAATAAGGCTAAGGTGATCTGGTTGAATATGTCTTGCAGCCCATGCCATAAAAGAGAGTGTCCTTTAGGCCACTTACTGTGCTTAAAAGACATCCTGCCGGAACAAGTATTCGCTACACTCAACACCTTGTAG
- a CDS encoding nuclear transport factor 2 family protein: protein MSKLARLFHNADEVVDAWRDALRHRDVQSALDIWLDDDSITCVLPEGHRLSGHAEIRKGLERLLSKQPLFLEPIACISHTILGAAVYDTTEAVHLRADQVEAEFFLNITLVLLQDSQGWRIAHLHASRSTEETFDAPSTPHGLH, encoded by the coding sequence ATGTCCAAACTTGCCAGACTCTTTCATAATGCAGATGAAGTAGTGGATGCTTGGCGCGATGCATTGCGTCATCGGGATGTACAAAGCGCCTTAGATATTTGGCTTGATGATGACTCTATTACCTGCGTACTACCTGAAGGTCACCGCTTAAGTGGACATGCTGAAATCCGCAAGGGTCTAGAACGTTTACTCTCTAAGCAGCCCTTATTTCTTGAGCCAATTGCTTGTATTAGCCACACTATCTTGGGTGCTGCGGTATATGACACCACAGAAGCAGTTCACCTCAGAGCAGATCAAGTAGAGGCTGAGTTTTTTCTTAATATCACCTTGGTCCTTCTGCAAGATAGTCAAGGTTGGCGCATCGCCCATTTACACGCAAGTCGCTCTACCGAAGAAACATTTGACGCTCCGTCAACACCACACGGACTGCATTAA
- a CDS encoding branched-chain amino acid transaminase, translating into MSMSDRDGFIWSDGKLIPWREANIHVLTHSLHYGMGVFEGIRAYKTPNGTAIFRLPEHVKRLFNGTKIFQMNMPFSQQEITKGIIDVVNSNELEACYIRPIIFIGSQKLGISPKGNSIHTAIAAWEWGAYLGEDGINKGIRVKTSSFTRHFVNSSLVRAKASGYYINSILANQEVTANGYDEALLLDTEGYVSEGSGENIFMVSDGIVYTPDLASCLDGITRDSIIEIVKDLGLELREKRITRDEIYSADEAFFTGTAAEVTPIRELDDRTIGDGKRGPITEKIQKTYFDAVYGRSDKYKSWLTYVK; encoded by the coding sequence ATGTCGATGTCCGACCGCGATGGCTTTATTTGGTCCGATGGGAAGCTAATTCCTTGGCGAGAGGCCAATATTCACGTCCTTACACACAGCCTGCATTACGGCATGGGCGTATTTGAGGGAATCCGGGCCTACAAGACTCCTAATGGCACAGCCATTTTCCGCCTTCCAGAGCACGTCAAACGTCTCTTTAATGGCACCAAGATCTTCCAAATGAATATGCCATTCAGCCAGCAAGAAATTACCAAGGGCATTATTGACGTAGTCAATAGTAATGAGCTGGAGGCTTGCTACATCCGCCCAATTATTTTTATTGGCTCCCAAAAACTAGGCATCTCCCCGAAGGGTAACTCTATCCATACTGCAATCGCAGCCTGGGAATGGGGTGCTTATCTCGGCGAGGATGGTATTAACAAAGGTATTCGTGTGAAGACTTCTTCATTTACGCGTCACTTTGTGAACTCTTCATTAGTACGCGCTAAGGCATCTGGCTATTACATCAACTCCATTTTGGCTAACCAAGAAGTCACTGCCAATGGATATGACGAAGCCCTATTACTAGATACTGAAGGTTATGTGTCTGAGGGATCTGGTGAAAATATTTTCATGGTGAGCGATGGCATTGTTTATACGCCTGATTTAGCTTCATGCTTAGATGGCATTACACGCGATTCAATTATTGAGATTGTGAAAGATCTCGGCTTAGAGTTGCGCGAGAAACGCATCACTCGCGATGAAATCTATTCTGCTGATGAAGCTTTCTTCACTGGCACTGCTGCTGAAGTAACCCCGATTCGTGAGCTTGATGATCGCACTATCGGTGATGGTAAGCGCGGTCCTATCACTGAAAAAATTCAGAAGACGTATTTTGATGCTGTTTATGGCAGAAGTGATAAATACAAATCTTGGCTCACCTACGTGAAATAA
- a CDS encoding zinc-finger domain-containing protein has translation MTQAQALMVDGKDLPLHCPTNQTPAWNSHPRVFLDITKTGEAKCPYCGAEYKLIPGTEPHGH, from the coding sequence ATGACTCAAGCTCAAGCGTTAATGGTAGATGGTAAAGATCTCCCATTACATTGCCCAACGAATCAAACACCAGCCTGGAACTCTCATCCACGGGTGTTCTTGGACATCACCAAAACCGGGGAAGCAAAGTGTCCATACTGTGGCGCTGAGTACAAACTCATTCCTGGCACCGAGCCACACGGACACTGA